A portion of the Papilio machaon chromosome Z, ilPapMach1.1, whole genome shotgun sequence genome contains these proteins:
- the LOC106717138 gene encoding uncharacterized protein LOC106717138 has translation MSSPKLSDRCPSSLANAKLTNDSKEDSLDNSIRESIKCERGKGEEDWRRRTIIVEKKNGSYGFTLQSYGIHYKKEGEIEVITYVEQVEPQGAAAAAGMREGDVILSINGVDVEHADHAAIVDAINSCDSRMRIVVIFEDCVRKVELHLKYINIQRALQAKTRELEQLTVRERQIFDANWKTHSLPSQKKKSSPSDVISDSEENNVAENGGYCRPTLSSENVTNTKPATGSVFMYRYLDPRYGTCIIRPDLRTGSFVITVGSPRNRRDCHHCVIETSGDTHRVSEVYTTSNGKHGKVHRNNHSHGCGPCMPPYNNQDANSLEAYDLASPCCDPHCVPNSRKKVRRKKECSKEHKRKEKSQQVDKSTQKTENCGHTHSKKTCNSGHCTGRYRYLTSESTQTSRCSLQSYTASDATAPCDNSASSYSTSLSSDTLFWDNDRSEAKASPKIQYQSSHQHVKPKSWDNLTTKAFGGYGFGYGYLDTSAKHSSRSKSHGRSHSGRSTQTHHEYQQKSQEKHQQRQSGTPHHYPVCSRSRNHFQPTKSQESLMVVPKYKLESGGSESRLACECAEPGEYYRRAGPTDSPAEPCNTGYYSQRFLYPTHSYKKKESAVSSEITRL, from the exons ATGAGCTCCCCTAAGCTCAGCGACCGCTGCCCCAGCAGCCTGGCCAACGCCAAGCTCACCAACGACTCAAAGGAGGACTCACTTGATAACTCT ATAAGGGAGTCGATAAAGTGTGAGCGCGGCAAGGGCGAGGAGGACTGGCGACGGCGCACCATCATCGTCGAGAAGAAGAACGGCTCGTACGGCTTCACTCTGCAGAGCTACGGCATACACTACAAAAAG GAAGGAGAGATCGAGGTAATAACATACGTGGAGCAGGTGGAGCCGcagggcgcggcggcggcggcgggcatGCGAGAGGGTGACGTCATCCTCTCCATAAACGGCGTCGACGTCGAGCATGCCGACCACGCCGCCATCGTCGACGCTATAAACAGCTGCGACAGCAGAATGCGCATCGTCGTCATTTTTGAGGACTGCGTGCGGAAGGTCGAACTCCATCTCAAGTACATCAATATACAGAGAGCCTTGCAAGCCAAAACGCGAGAACTGGAGCAGCTCACCGTCAGGGAGAGACAAATATTCGACGCCAACTGGAAGACGCATAGTCTGCCGTCgcaaaaaaagaaatcgtCTCCATCGGACGTCATCTCGGATAGCGAGGAGAACAACGTGGCTGAAAACGGTGGATACTGCCGGCCGACGCTGTCCAGCGAGAACGTGACGAACACCAAACCGGCCACCGGCAGTGTGTTTATGTATCGGTACCTAGACCCGCGGTACGGCACCTGCATCATCCGGCCCGATTTGCGCACCGGCAGCTTTGTCATCACCGTAGGCTCGCCGCGCAACAGGCGCGACTGCCACCACTGCGTCATTGAGACTTCGGGTGACACGCACCGAGTTTCCGAAGTCTACACGACCAGTAACGGAAAACATGGTAAGGTCCACCGAAACAACCACAGCCACGGCTGCGGACCCTGTATGCCACCTTATAACAACCAGGATGCGAACAGTCTCGAGGCGTACGACTTGGCTAGCCCGTGTTGCGATCCACACTGCGTCCCTAACTCCAGGAAGAAGGTGAGAAGGAAAAAAGAATGCTCGAAGGAACACAAGAGGAAAGAAAAATCCCAGCAAGTCGATAAGTCGACACAAAAGACAGAAAATTGTGGTCACACGCACTCGAAGAAAACGTGTAACTCGGGTCATTGCACCGGCCGCTACCGCTACCTGACGAGCGAGTCGACACAGACCAGCCGGTGCAGCTTGCAGTCGTACACGGCGAGCGACGCCACAGCGCCCTGCGATAACTCCGCCTCCAGCTATAGTACCTCGCTCAGCAGCGACACACTCTTTTGGGATAATGACCGTTCTGAGGCCAAGGCCTCCCCCAAGATACAATACCAAAGCTCTCACCAACACGTCAAGCCGAAGTCTTGGGATAATTTGACGACAAAAGCATTCGGAGGTTACGGCTTCGGGTACGGCTACCTCGATACTAGCGCCAAGCACTCGAGCAGGTCCAAGAGCCACGGTCGCAGCCACAGCGGGCGCAGCACTCAGACCCATCACGAGTATCAGCAGAAATCGCAGGAGAAGCATCAACAGCGCCAGAGCGGCACGCCGCACCACTACCCCGTGTGCAGTAGGAGCCGGAATCACTTTCAACCCACCAAGTCCCAGGAGAGCCTAATGGTAGTGCCCAAGTACAAGCTTGAGAGCGGCGGGTCAGAGAGCCGACTGGCGTGTGAGTGCGCCGAGCCCGGGGAGTACTACCGGCGCGCAGGACCCACCGACAGTCCCGCGGAGCCCTGCAACACTGGATACTACTCACAGAGGTTCCTCTACCCCACGCACTCGTACAAGAAGAAAGAGTCCGCCGTCAGCTCAGAAATAACTAGATTATAA